The Bacillus pseudomycoides genome contains a region encoding:
- the tnpA gene encoding IS200/IS605 family transposase, giving the protein MHEFNKNRHALYKLTYHLVVVTKYRHPCINENIKNRLEEIAHNLFTKWNCTIIEMNGEADHIHILFDAPPQIHLANIINSFKTVTSRYIRKEFPKELKPFYWKPYFWSRSYMLLKTGGAPIEVIRAYIENQGK; this is encoded by the coding sequence ATGCATGAATTTAACAAGAATAGACACGCATTATATAAACTCACGTATCATTTGGTTGTCGTGACGAAATACAGACATCCTTGTATAAATGAAAATATAAAAAATAGGCTTGAGGAGATTGCCCACAACCTATTTACAAAGTGGAACTGTACAATTATTGAAATGAACGGTGAAGCGGATCACATACATATCCTTTTTGATGCACCGCCACAAATTCACTTAGCTAATATCATTAATAGTTTTAAAACCGTTACTTCTCGCTATATACGAAAAGAGTTTCCGAAGGAATTGAAGCCTTTTTACTGGAAGCCATATTTTTGGAGTAGAAGCTACATGTTATTAAAAACAGGAGGCGCACCAATTGAAGTTATACGTGCGTACATAGAAAATCAAGGGAAATAA
- a CDS encoding aminoglycoside phosphotransferase family protein gives MSNYENEEMLTGGNVSNVYRSEGTVRRELKPDSAKIHQLLKHLENKGFSYAPKFLGIDEKDREILSFIEGEAGNYPLKEYMWSNDVLKEIAKMLRLYHDAVSDFPLSDDWKPMDNTPNKIEVVCHNDFAIYNIIFNHEKPVGIIDFDVVGPGPRLWDIAYTLYTCVPLSRVYHTETGEAVFYNSIQHADRIKQRVKLFFEYYGEGMEEDYLEMVLLRLEGLCKYMKRKAKEGDINFQKMIDEGHLEHYQNDIKFIREHGKEWI, from the coding sequence ATGTCAAACTACGAAAACGAAGAAATGCTAACGGGAGGGAATGTCTCAAACGTATATCGTTCGGAGGGTACTGTTCGACGAGAATTAAAGCCAGACAGTGCCAAAATTCATCAGCTATTAAAGCATTTGGAAAACAAAGGTTTTAGTTATGCACCAAAGTTTTTAGGTATTGATGAAAAAGATAGAGAGATATTATCGTTTATTGAAGGAGAAGCTGGTAATTATCCTTTAAAAGAATACATGTGGTCTAATGATGTTTTAAAAGAAATAGCGAAGATGCTCCGTCTTTACCATGATGCTGTGAGTGACTTTCCGTTATCAGATGATTGGAAACCAATGGATAATACTCCAAATAAAATAGAGGTTGTATGCCACAATGATTTTGCAATATACAACATTATTTTTAATCACGAAAAACCAGTAGGTATTATTGATTTTGATGTTGTCGGTCCTGGTCCAAGACTTTGGGACATAGCCTATACTCTTTACACTTGTGTCCCCTTAAGTAGAGTTTATCATACTGAAACAGGTGAGGCAGTTTTTTATAATTCAATACAGCATGCCGATCGTATAAAACAAAGAGTCAAATTGTTTTTTGAATACTACGGTGAGGGGATGGAAGAAGACTATTTGGAGATGGTATTGCTACGATTAGAAGGGTTATGTAAATACATGAAAAGAAAAGCAAAAGAAGGCGATATAAATTTTCAAAAAATGATAGATGAAGGACACCTTGAACATTATCAAAACGATATTAAATTCATTCGTGAACATGGAAAAGAGTGGATTTAA
- a CDS encoding class D sortase, whose translation MKIKQWVGICLVVVGLSIFSYYFLEWYNAKKSAESLTSNEVKQYQNITPTKETDENIINKTETETPPPPEEPVQVPASEVNHQLGDKVAYLIIPKIQKKYSVYWGTDDKVLKKGVGMFVSELTTTPSGSGHTVLSGHRDTVFTELGQLKENNQLIVEYENKTYTYNINKHWITDSEDRTVIVQKDEPTLTLTTCYPFDYIGDAPDRYIIESSLVSVQ comes from the coding sequence ATGAAAATAAAACAATGGGTAGGCATATGTTTAGTGGTAGTTGGGCTCTCTATCTTTTCTTATTATTTTCTAGAATGGTATAATGCTAAAAAATCAGCGGAATCTTTAACGTCTAATGAAGTAAAACAATACCAAAATATTACACCGACTAAAGAAACTGACGAAAACATTATCAACAAAACTGAGACCGAAACTCCACCACCTCCTGAAGAACCTGTACAAGTTCCTGCTTCAGAGGTAAACCATCAATTAGGGGATAAAGTAGCATATTTAATTATCCCTAAAATACAAAAGAAATACTCTGTATATTGGGGGACTGATGATAAGGTACTAAAAAAAGGCGTAGGCATGTTTGTTAGTGAATTAACTACTACACCATCTGGAAGCGGACATACCGTTTTAAGCGGACATCGAGATACTGTATTTACCGAACTCGGCCAACTAAAGGAAAATAATCAACTTATTGTAGAATATGAAAATAAAACATATACATATAACATTAACAAACATTGGATAACAGACTCGGAAGATCGAACGGTTATTGTACAAAAGGACGAACCTACATTAACATTAACAACCTGTTATCCTTTTGATTATATTGGTGACGCGCCTGATCGTTATATAATTGAATCATCTTTAGTTTCTGTTCAATAA
- a CDS encoding peptidoglycan DD-metalloendopeptidase family protein — protein sequence MCCRAWHSSFCQPNSTCYDIEAVQCNEAHSIVIRGSDGYFTEYAHVYPSNDINVGSIVAQGAFLGNVDNSGNTTGPHVHFARWNSNPNWNPSANNPYGWQQNGATCEWTMNGLVPFRYTGWWRWSDRWFYIINGTGYRIGWYTIGTTEWRFDNVGAWTGWFRREGNTYFRTQNGLGPLKTGWLCWEGQWFYFNNNGVMLFNTTIGQFQLGFNGACLNCQQYPCS from the coding sequence ATATGCTGTAGAGCCTGGCACAGTAGTTTTTGTCAACCGAACTCTACTTGTTATGATATTGAAGCAGTACAATGTAATGAAGCTCATAGTATAGTAATCAGAGGAAGTGATGGATACTTCACAGAATATGCTCACGTTTACCCTAGTAATGATATAAACGTGGGTTCCATCGTTGCACAAGGGGCTTTCCTAGGAAACGTAGACAATTCAGGGAATACAACAGGACCTCACGTTCATTTTGCCCGCTGGAACTCCAACCCTAACTGGAACCCCAGTGCTAATAACCCTTATGGTTGGCAGCAGAATGGAGCAACTTGCGAATGGACAATGAATGGTCTCGTTCCTTTTAGATACACGGGCTGGTGGCGGTGGAGTGATAGATGGTTCTATATTATTAATGGCACTGGTTACAGGATAGGCTGGTATACAATCGGAACTACTGAGTGGCGTTTTGATAATGTTGGAGCTTGGACAGGCTGGTTCAGAAGAGAAGGAAACACTTACTTCAGAACTCAAAATGGTTTAGGTCCGTTGAAAACAGGATGGTTATGCTGGGAAGGTCAGTGGTTTTATTTTAATAACAATGGTGTCATGTTATTTAACACTACGATTGGTCAGTTCCAACTAGGATTCAATGGTGCTTGCCTAAACTGTCAACAATACCCATGTAGTTAA
- a CDS encoding peptidoglycan-N-acetylglucosamine deacetylase, which yields MFQAKKFVISILTLAIVVSIYFVLQSTTSITRDVANQENPIQLVSEQPKVEISKPIPNQFNGQVRKVAYLTFDDGPGKYTSELLDILKQHDVKATFFLTGKNVKAYPDLVKREKIEGHYVGMHSMTHDFKKLYTNGDYVNEMKTNQSLIADFIGEKPQLTRPPYGSMPGLNEALRNQVAEGGFKVWDWTIDSLDWKYNNLPIEAASLSIAQNVLVSATRSKEVILMHDINPQAVAAVPAIIKGLKEKGYEFEAYQENNHFPLNFWKDPRI from the coding sequence ATATTTCAGGCCAAAAAATTCGTAATATCAATTCTGACGTTAGCTATAGTAGTCAGTATTTATTTTGTGCTTCAATCCACTACATCAATCACAAGAGATGTAGCAAACCAAGAGAATCCAATTCAGCTTGTAAGTGAACAACCTAAAGTGGAGATAAGTAAACCAATTCCTAATCAATTTAATGGTCAAGTAAGAAAAGTGGCATATCTTACATTTGATGACGGACCGGGAAAGTATACATCTGAACTTTTAGACATATTAAAACAACATGATGTTAAAGCAACATTTTTCTTAACTGGTAAGAATGTAAAAGCATATCCTGATTTAGTAAAACGAGAAAAAATTGAAGGGCATTATGTTGGTATGCACAGCATGACGCATGATTTCAAAAAATTATACACAAATGGTGACTATGTAAATGAAATGAAAACAAATCAAAGTTTAATAGCAGACTTTATTGGTGAGAAACCTCAATTAACAAGACCTCCATATGGCTCCATGCCTGGATTAAATGAAGCACTTCGTAATCAAGTAGCAGAAGGTGGCTTTAAAGTATGGGATTGGACAATTGACTCTTTAGATTGGAAATATAATAACTTACCAATTGAGGCGGCTTCCCTGAGCATTGCACAAAATGTACTTGTTAGTGCGACTAGGTCTAAAGAAGTCATATTAATGCATGATATTAATCCTCAAGCTGTTGCAGCCGTACCAGCCATTATAAAAGGTTTAAAGGAAAAAGGGTATGAATTTGAAGCTTATCAAGAGAATAATCACTTTCCTTTAAATTTCTGGAAAGATCCACGTATTTAA
- a CDS encoding TetR/AcrR family transcriptional regulator — protein sequence MKYTTGEETKKKIIDSGFQLLADKGYDAMSIDDIMKGTGRTKGSFYVHFKSKEDLLHEVIRTRLDREFNHIVEETLKELSDETCNVQLVLKQLMHRMHMGTGGVERPLWSSAYYQIIVLSQKNQIIQDWLRKQYHAWVNFMSQIIRKGQELGQIRTDIDVRVIVNMFISLLEGYELRSMIDLEIDVYEQLKLVELLSSNQ from the coding sequence ATGAAGTACACTACTGGCGAAGAAACAAAAAAGAAAATTATAGACTCTGGTTTTCAGCTTCTCGCAGATAAAGGATATGATGCGATGAGTATTGATGACATTATGAAAGGAACTGGAAGAACAAAAGGTTCATTCTACGTTCATTTTAAGAGCAAAGAGGATTTACTTCACGAAGTGATACGAACACGTTTGGACCGAGAATTTAATCATATTGTAGAAGAAACCCTCAAAGAATTATCGGATGAAACATGTAATGTTCAATTGGTATTAAAACAATTGATGCATCGAATGCACATGGGTACAGGAGGAGTAGAACGGCCTTTATGGTCATCTGCATATTATCAAATTATCGTTCTGTCTCAGAAGAATCAAATTATTCAGGATTGGTTGAGGAAACAGTATCATGCTTGGGTAAACTTTATGTCACAAATCATTCGTAAAGGCCAAGAGTTAGGACAAATCCGTACAGATATAGACGTTCGTGTAATCGTCAACATGTTCATTAGTTTATTGGAAGGCTATGAACTCCGTTCAATGATTGATCTAGAAATCGATGTTTACGAACAACTAAAACTCGTTGAATTACTTTCTTCAAATCAATAA
- a CDS encoding RNA-guided endonuclease TnpB family protein — protein MKSYRSLLQNWVEEKEQAKQEGKRFLKRLPSFQLEHKEFPVFYRGNMFEKGPGNKARLKLFVNNDWVWVDITYKPMDLKKRGVSDWKECNPKLIKSGKKFYLAISYEKKITLNQTNIKDQTIVSVDLGITNSAVCSAIRSDGTVIGRTFINQPVEKDRMDRMIKNVKIAQKKYGYISAPNLWRKINGLQKHIMIDTARRIVNFAEQHNADVIVFEFLGKMKFPPHTYGAKRLKQKLHQWCKNGIQNKVQQMAHYRGIRIRRVNAANTSKLAFDGSGEVVRNHKKDLATFQNGKVYHADLNATYNIGARYFLREYLKAFSEKKKLKFEAKVPQISARTQQSLSTFTSFLQAVTPAV, from the coding sequence GTGAAAAGTTATCGTTCATTACTGCAAAACTGGGTAGAAGAAAAAGAACAAGCGAAACAAGAGGGGAAACGTTTTTTGAAACGTCTACCTTCTTTTCAACTAGAACACAAGGAATTTCCTGTGTTCTACCGCGGTAACATGTTTGAAAAAGGACCTGGAAATAAGGCGAGATTAAAGCTATTTGTAAACAATGATTGGGTTTGGGTAGATATTACGTATAAACCAATGGATTTAAAAAAGAGAGGTGTTTCAGATTGGAAAGAATGTAATCCAAAACTAATAAAGAGCGGTAAGAAATTCTACCTAGCTATCTCTTATGAGAAGAAAATTACGTTAAATCAAACAAACATAAAAGATCAAACGATTGTTTCCGTAGACCTTGGAATTACGAATTCAGCGGTATGTTCTGCCATTCGTTCCGATGGAACTGTCATTGGACGTACATTTATTAACCAGCCAGTAGAAAAAGACCGGATGGATCGAATGATTAAGAACGTGAAAATCGCACAAAAGAAATATGGTTACATCTCTGCCCCTAACCTTTGGAGAAAGATAAACGGTCTACAAAAACACATAATGATAGATACAGCTCGTCGCATCGTAAACTTTGCGGAACAGCACAATGCGGATGTAATCGTATTCGAATTTTTAGGAAAAATGAAATTCCCGCCTCATACGTACGGAGCTAAACGACTCAAACAGAAATTGCACCAATGGTGCAAAAATGGCATTCAAAATAAAGTGCAACAAATGGCGCACTATCGAGGAATTCGTATTCGTCGAGTGAATGCTGCAAACACTAGTAAACTAGCTTTCGATGGCTCAGGTGAAGTTGTACGTAATCACAAAAAAGACCTCGCTACATTCCAAAATGGCAAGGTCTATCATGCTGATTTAAATGCAACCTACAACATTGGCGCACGTTATTTCTTACGTGAGTATCTTAAAGCTTTTTCTGAAAAGAAAAAGTTGAAATTTGAGGCAAAAGTTCCTCAAATTTCAGCCAGAACACAGCAATCCTTATCTACATTCACTAGTTTTCTTCAGGCGGTCACACCAGCGGTGTGA
- a CDS encoding serine hydrolase has translation MERRSHRIIHHFRSLLVISLCFFLVFLGGNNSRAETVSSIALNAKDVEAFTNKVIPEKMEAENAPGVAIVVVKDDQILFQKGYGFSNKEQNIPIDPKKTVFRLASVSKVFTASAVMQLVEQGKIDLNTDIVNYMGGLKYQNNVGEPVTMKHLLTHTTGFDDVDPRPGDIHDQVNDYTKLKDYVEENMPTVVRKPGDTYTYDNFASMLQGYIVQNLTDTPFYKYMAKNIFYPLEMQNSSFVMTNFIKDKLATGYDKKGDVIPFYQTRPTDMPQGSMFSTGSDVANFMIAQLNGGKFKNKQILKTETVQDMQQTKFALHPKYPNMAYGFEFFSPQSHNGQYVFGKGGNIPGFSSLMWLIPEHKIGVFVVTNKDSSSLPYELFDEFMDHYFPDKTKPEYLKPSEEELKKFEGVYRDLRVKNLITHVKVSEGKLFVADKRYDKQELKQIDPLLFEDEKGNYMAFKLHKDGTVKEMIHWNSGSSAVKLSEPKRFQDVEVNHPYAKFIDPLHQYDILKANKEGNFVPEAPLTRGEFSYWLSQIAYFAPPSKKDPVFSDVKGHQYASHIQKLYELGILYEKEGEQFYPDRAITRQEAAWIAWHYLEMFEAPPAEATLKGETDDWAIESVKNIVGHHLVGPEVIYNEDGSADYLSKQIMKRQEAAALLFYAMLGS, from the coding sequence TTGGAAAGAAGAAGTCATAGAATTATTCATCATTTTCGAAGTTTATTAGTTATAAGCCTATGTTTCTTTCTAGTATTTTTGGGTGGTAATAATTCAAGGGCTGAAACAGTTTCTTCTATAGCGTTAAATGCTAAAGATGTAGAAGCTTTCACAAATAAAGTCATTCCAGAGAAAATGGAAGCAGAAAATGCACCTGGTGTAGCTATTGTCGTTGTCAAAGATGATCAGATTCTATTTCAAAAAGGATACGGTTTTTCCAACAAAGAACAGAATATTCCCATTGATCCTAAAAAAACAGTTTTTCGATTAGCGTCAGTATCAAAGGTTTTTACTGCTAGTGCTGTAATGCAGTTAGTCGAACAAGGAAAAATTGATTTAAATACAGATATAGTAAATTATATGGGGGGATTAAAGTACCAAAATAATGTGGGTGAACCAGTTACAATGAAACATTTACTTACCCATACAACAGGTTTTGATGACGTGGATCCTAGACCGGGGGATATTCATGATCAAGTAAATGACTATACAAAACTTAAAGATTATGTAGAAGAAAATATGCCCACAGTAGTGAGAAAACCAGGAGATACGTATACATATGATAATTTTGCTTCTATGCTTCAAGGGTATATTGTTCAAAATTTGACAGACACACCTTTTTATAAATATATGGCAAAAAATATTTTTTACCCTTTAGAGATGCAAAATAGTAGTTTTGTTATGACTAATTTTATTAAAGACAAGCTTGCAACAGGATACGATAAAAAAGGCGATGTCATCCCATTTTATCAAACAAGACCGACGGACATGCCACAAGGGAGTATGTTTTCTACAGGAAGTGACGTAGCCAATTTTATGATTGCTCAATTGAATGGTGGTAAATTCAAAAATAAACAAATACTAAAAACAGAAACTGTGCAAGATATGCAACAAACAAAATTTGCGTTGCATCCAAAATATCCAAATATGGCATATGGATTTGAATTCTTTTCACCGCAAAGCCATAATGGTCAATATGTTTTTGGGAAAGGTGGAAATATACCAGGGTTCTCTTCTTTAATGTGGTTAATTCCTGAACATAAAATAGGTGTTTTTGTTGTCACAAATAAAGATAGTTCATCACTTCCTTATGAATTATTTGATGAATTTATGGATCACTATTTTCCAGATAAAACGAAGCCAGAGTATTTAAAACCTAGCGAGGAAGAGTTAAAGAAATTTGAAGGTGTGTACCGTGATTTGCGGGTGAAAAACCTTATTACACATGTAAAAGTAAGCGAAGGAAAGTTATTTGTAGCTGATAAAAGGTATGATAAACAGGAATTAAAACAAATAGATCCTTTACTATTCGAAGATGAAAAGGGTAATTACATGGCGTTTAAACTGCACAAAGATGGTACTGTAAAAGAAATGATACATTGGAACTCTGGTAGTTCAGCGGTGAAATTAAGTGAACCTAAGAGATTTCAAGATGTAGAGGTGAATCATCCATATGCTAAATTCATAGATCCTTTACATCAATATGATATATTAAAAGCAAATAAGGAGGGGAATTTTGTTCCTGAAGCCCCTCTTACACGTGGAGAGTTTTCATATTGGTTATCTCAAATTGCGTACTTTGCACCACCTTCAAAAAAAGACCCTGTATTTTCTGATGTAAAGGGTCATCAGTATGCATCTCATATTCAAAAGTTATATGAACTGGGTATTTTATACGAAAAAGAGGGAGAACAATTTTATCCAGATCGTGCTATCACTAGACAAGAAGCAGCATGGATAGCTTGGCATTATTTAGAAATGTTTGAGGCTCCACCTGCAGAAGCTACTTTAAAAGGAGAAACTGATGATTGGGCGATAGAGTCTGTGAAAAACATTGTAGGTCATCACTTAGTCGGACCAGAGGTTATATATAATGAAGATGGATCAGCAGATTATTTATCAAAACAAATAATGAAACGGCAAGAGGCAGCGGCTTTGTTATTTTATGCAATGTTAGGTAGTTAA
- a CDS encoding erythromycin esterase family protein, with translation MREKWKIGLMSTLLACTTFTSVAFAAEKPVDQPKWEEWLNGHAKRLNEPTSQTTEDLSFLKEAVQDKRIVVLGESTHGAKEINQSKIRMIKYLHEEMGYDVIAFESGFAEASTVQQNFDNLTATEAMKQSLEGVWQTEEVEQLFTYMKEQKEKGKPLTLAGFDMNLFYRSSFHSYAKDWFQKLSPEVANELELAVTELIKLDKYYYNLEGGYPYDQYKVEIQPVINKFENVKAFIQTHKTELTRVAPSPTYDVNFLEKSINIRIDAIKTHLDSYMKLKGGIIPSNIAGFPEYVRDQKMAQNLAWLTEMQYKNKKIIVWGHNYHIRKQNSKMILDYTKYQQHNFVCPNMMDFLPQRIKNQMYTIGVFAYSGSSWNSDNNKIVPVHTEHEEQSVEKIISTVGSPNVFVNLKGESNRPETSWMFTSTAASYWGDKDREEIMIPTEQYDGILWLEKTSPSVLK, from the coding sequence GTGCGTGAAAAATGGAAAATCGGGCTAATGAGTACTCTTCTTGCATGTACTACCTTTACATCTGTAGCATTTGCAGCAGAAAAGCCAGTCGATCAACCCAAATGGGAGGAATGGCTAAATGGACATGCAAAAAGATTAAATGAACCCACTTCCCAAACAACAGAAGATTTATCTTTTCTAAAAGAGGCCGTACAGGACAAGCGTATTGTTGTACTTGGCGAAAGTACGCATGGTGCTAAGGAAATAAATCAATCCAAAATACGTATGATTAAGTACTTACATGAAGAAATGGGATATGATGTAATTGCATTTGAATCAGGATTTGCAGAAGCAAGTACGGTTCAACAAAATTTTGATAACTTAACCGCTACTGAAGCTATGAAACAATCTTTAGAAGGTGTATGGCAAACAGAGGAAGTTGAACAATTGTTTACCTATATGAAAGAACAAAAAGAAAAAGGAAAGCCACTAACATTAGCTGGTTTTGATATGAATTTGTTTTATAGATCTTCATTCCACTCGTATGCGAAAGACTGGTTCCAAAAATTAAGTCCTGAGGTGGCGAATGAACTAGAATTAGCAGTAACAGAGTTAATCAAACTGGATAAGTATTACTATAATTTAGAAGGTGGGTATCCTTATGATCAATATAAAGTAGAAATACAGCCCGTAATCAATAAGTTTGAAAACGTAAAAGCTTTTATTCAGACTCATAAAACCGAATTGACTCGAGTTGCACCTAGCCCTACTTATGACGTGAATTTTCTTGAGAAATCAATTAATATACGTATTGATGCGATTAAAACACACCTAGATAGTTATATGAAATTAAAAGGAGGTATTATCCCTTCTAACATTGCAGGATTCCCAGAGTATGTTCGAGATCAAAAAATGGCTCAAAACTTAGCATGGCTCACTGAGATGCAGTATAAAAACAAAAAAATAATTGTATGGGGACATAATTATCATATTCGAAAACAAAATTCGAAAATGATATTAGATTATACCAAGTATCAACAACACAATTTTGTATGTCCTAATATGATGGATTTTCTTCCGCAGCGCATTAAAAACCAAATGTACACAATTGGAGTGTTTGCGTATAGTGGGAGCAGTTGGAACTCTGATAATAACAAAATTGTTCCTGTACATACAGAACATGAAGAACAAAGTGTAGAAAAAATAATAAGCACCGTTGGAAGTCCAAATGTCTTTGTTAACTTAAAGGGAGAATCAAACCGACCAGAAACGTCATGGATGTTTACTTCAACTGCAGCAAGTTATTGGGGGGACAAAGATAGAGAAGAAATCATGATTCCTACCGAACAATATGATGGCATTCTATGGTTAGAAAAGACTTCGCCTTCTGTTCTTAAGTAA